The genomic stretch ACCCGGAACAGGCTGTGAGGTCCAGCCGCCCCCCTTCGCCGACGGCATACACCGCTACGGCATCCACGCCGTTTGCACGCATTGCCGCCTCCAGGCAGATGGAGAGGGCGGAGGGAAGATCGGAGGCGGTGCCGAGGGCGGCGGCAAAGTCCCGCTGTTCCCTGAGGTGTGCGCCGGCACGCACATGGGCGGTGACATCGCGGATGATCGTCAGCAGATACCGGGGCGGACCCCCGTTGGCGGCGATCGGGATCTTCTTCGCCTGAAGGTGACGGACCTCGCCGTCATTCATCCGGACCCTGCATTCCGGGCATGCGACAGTGGTGCGGCGTGCGATCGCCTCGTCCTCGCCTGATCTGATGAAGGGGATCAGATCGGCCCGGAAGATCTCCTCGGCCTGCTTCCCGGTCAGGGACCCGGGCGTTGCGCCCACAAAATCGGCGCCCGCACGGTTGACCAGCACATAGGCGCCCCCTTCGGTCTCCCTGACAAACACCATGTCAGGGATATTCTGGACGACCGAGTGGAGAAAGGATTTCCAGCCCAGAACCCGCCGTTCGGCCTGCCGGCGTTCGGTGACGTCTCGTGCAACCATCCTGTAGCCGGCGAATTCACCGATCTCGTCAAAATCAGGCGTGCCGTTCGCCTCAAAGACGAGGTGCCGCCCGGTCCGGTGGAGGATGGGGATGTGGAGGAGGGAGAAGGGTTCCCGCCGTCCCACCGCCTCCTCGAGTTTCCCGGCGAAATGCTCCCGTTCAGGCGAGGGGACAAACTGGAGGAGGGGTTTTCCCTCCATCTCGTCGGGTGCGTAGCCCAGGAGGTCAAAACTCTTCGGGCTCACATAGGAGAAGCACCAGCCGTCGTCAACGTTCCAGATGACGTCGTTGATGTCCTCGACAAGCGCCCGGAACTTTGCCTCGCCCGCCCTGAGCGCCTCCTCCACCCGTTTTTGTGCGGTGATCTCCTCGAGAAGGATGGTGATACCCGGACTTCCATCATTGAAGGCGGTGGGGAGCACCTTCATTCTGAAGAAGAGTTCGCCGTCCGGACGGAGGAACCGCACCTCCTCGACCACGTCCTGACCGCCGAGGGCGTCCTCGATGCGGGCGCGGATCAGGGGGTGGTCGAAGGCCGAGAGGCGGGAGGCACCGATCGGCTTTCCGATCACCTCCTCCCGTCCGGCCCTGACGATCTCCAGGATCCGGTCGTTCGCCTGCACGATGACGAGGTCGCGGTCCAGGATGGCCACACCGTCTGAGGAGAAGTTGATCATGGCCGAGAGGGGAACGCGCTGCGAGGGGTAGAAGACCTTCGCCTTGCCGTAGGTCCGCATCTCCACCTCGCCGGCGATCCTGAGCATGTCCAGGTAGCGCGAGAGGGTGTTCCGGTTGAGGGCGAGGGCGCGGGAGAGCTCGGTGACCGACATGCCGCGGGGATTCGCCTTCAGGGTGTCAAGAATTCCGGTAATCTCCGCGGGATAGGTGGTCATATACAGATCTGATCTGCACCCATCCGAATTTATCGCTTTCGCCACCGGCATGCACCATGGGAGGCATCATCGAATGCCACAATGCCATGCAATACAGCATATATTTATATAGTGAAACGATCCACATATGATTGCCAAAAGCCTCATCTGATATAGGGGAAATCTCAGACAGGGCGGCATACGAGAGAACACCAGAGCACCCACACACCTGACTCAAGGCACACGCCTGCATCCCGGGTGCTTCCACTACACCATCACCTCTCAAACCACCAGCATTCATTTCGCAAACGGGAGGGCTTCAACACCCTCCAACCCTGTGCACGCAAAGGACACATCCACGTCGGGTTCCCTCACGGGACCCACCATTTTTCACCCTTCGTTTACGCATCAATCAATAGGAGTATCCCCTCGCAGGTTCCACGAGAGTGCAGGAGAGGTACGACGAGATGGATACGACCATTGCACTGAACTTTTTCCGCGAGCACTTCTGGATCGAGCGCTGGTGCCGGAAGACACCCACACCCGAAGAGACCGCCCTTCTCCGCCTGTTTCTGATCCGCCGGGAGCGCGATATGGGGTTTGCCGCTGAGGCGGCGGCGGCGGCATTTGCCGACGATGCGGCGAAAGACGCCTTCAGAACCACCCTTGCAGGCGCCCTTGCCACCTCCTTCCCCGATCTCGACGGAAGCGGACCTGACGCATATCTCTGGCGGCGCTATCTGGCGTTCCTCGATGAAAGCGACCTCAATTCAGCACATATCGTCAGGGGGATGCTCAACACCTGCACGGCGGAGACGCAGGGGGGGACCGTCCCCGCCCCCTCCTGCATCGCCACCGATATCCCTGCAGCACAATGGGAAGGACGGGAGAAACGGGCGGTGATGACGGAGATACACTACCCTGACCTCTATTTCGAGTCATCCTATCCGGGCGGGTTTCCCGAAACCCAGATCGTTCCAGCCGACCTTGAGATCACCGATTTCGCCTTTTCATGCCTGAAAAATCTCAACGGCGGTTCGATCCCCCCTGGCGGCGCCCGGACGTTCACACGGTTTCTCAACGATTCGGCCACCATTCTGGCCGTTGTCTGGTTTGCCGGGAGGGAGCGGGAGGAGCAGATCGCCATCCTGAACCGGGAGTACCCCTTCCGCCTCGACGAGGAGACCCTCGACCGGTTCGTGGCCCTCTTCGACGACCAGGAGACCCTGCTCGAGGAAGCGGCCGGACTGGTGCGCCGAGGGCTGATCGAGGAGGCGGAGACGATCTATGCGTATGCGATCGTCCATTCAGACGACAGCATGGTGCACTACACCGCCTTCGAGAACCTGGGCGTCCTCTTCAGGGAGGCCGGAGAGCATGAGCGGGCGATCGAATGCGCCGAACGCGCCCTGGCCATCAGGAGGGTGGAGGCCGAGAGCGACCCCTATGCAGTGGCCCTGGCGGAGAAGAGTCTTGCCGAAGCACTCTACAGTGCCGGAGAGACAGAACGTGCGGCCAATCTGACCGCTTCGGTGGAAGCGACCGTCGGACGCCTCGACCCCGCAGAATCGGCAAACCTCCTCTGGGCCCTGGGGTCGTCGTTCCGGCGCACCGGGCGGTTTGAGGAGGAGTACGCCGCGCTCACCCGCATCCTGGAGATGGAGGGGGGCGAAAATGCGGAGGAGGCGGCGATGGCCCGCCTCTTCTCGATGGACCAGTACGCCCGCCCCGACGGTTCCTTTGATCTCCCGGCACTCGCCGCACTCGAAGACCGGCGGCGATACCTGGACCGGTTCGGACAGGGCGCCGTCCTCCTTCAGGCATTCCAGTTCGAGCGGGCGATCCGCTCCTTTGAAGAGGCCCTCGCCATCTCGCACGACACCGACCTGATGCGGAACATCGCCATCGCCCATCGCCTCTACGGTCTGCCGGAGCAGGGGCGCCGGTATCTCGAGGAGGTGCTGCGGATGCGCCCGACCGACACCTATGCCCGGATCCACCTCGGGCTGCTGGACGGCGGTGCGGAAGGGACGGCGCTGATCCGCCGGGCGATCGAGGACGCCGTGCAGGAGGGCGCCGACCTCGGTCTGATCCTCTACCCGCTTGTGCGGGATGCCGTCGTCGCCGGCACCATCGATGCCGCCATCGAACATTTCGCCAATTTCCCGACCCGGAACGGCGTCAGGGCGCTCGCCCATCTCGGCGCCGGCACGAACCTCGCCGACCTGGGATGCATTGCAGAGGCAGAGCGCTGTTACCGGCGGGGTCTGCGGGCGAACCCCCCTGCCCCGGTGCGCGCCCGGATCCTCAGGAACATGGGCGCCCTCGCGTCCGACGCCGGGGACCTCGAGCGTGCGTGTTCGCTCCTGGAAAAGGCGCAGGCGATCGCCCCCGGCGATCCAACAATACTCTTCCGCCTCGCCGGGGTGCGAGCAGGTCTCAACGACCGGAGCGGGGCGGCGGAGGCGGCCCGGGAGGCGGTGCGCCTCGCCCCGGCAGAGGAGCGCTACCTGCACGCACGGGACCTCCGAGAATCACTGGAGCGGGTCGCCCCCCCGACACCGGCAGACCCGGAGGCCGCGGACCTCATCCGCGCCGGCGAGGAGTTTCTCGAATACTGCCCGGAGCATGCCGCACGCGCCTATGCCCTGGCATGGGAGCGGATCTCGGACGAGGCAGCAGAGAGCCCCGGCCCCGAGGACGACCTGCTGGCGTTCAGGGAGGAGATCCTGGGCCGCATCGCAGAACGCTCCGGGTGAAGAGAGCATAAATATTATTTTGTTGCCGGTGAGGGGGGAATATGGGTTCCGCTCCTGACCGGGAGGGGAGACCCCGCCCCTCTCTTACGAAGAGTTCTCGCGCACATACACGGGCATACACGCCCGTCCGACGGCATCAGGCAGGTCCCCCACCGCCGTCACCACCGAGGCCGAGTGCTCGAGCATCAGGTTCACCAGCTCGTGCGAACCGACCCGGCGGAAATCGGTCCTCAGGGCCACGACCGGTTTTCCGAGCGCATACGCATACCCCATCTCCCATGCCGTCCCCGAGTCGGCATCGGCGCCGTCGATCACCCCGACGACCACA from Methanofollis fontis encodes the following:
- a CDS encoding tetratricopeptide repeat protein, with translation MDTTIALNFFREHFWIERWCRKTPTPEETALLRLFLIRRERDMGFAAEAAAAAFADDAAKDAFRTTLAGALATSFPDLDGSGPDAYLWRRYLAFLDESDLNSAHIVRGMLNTCTAETQGGTVPAPSCIATDIPAAQWEGREKRAVMTEIHYPDLYFESSYPGGFPETQIVPADLEITDFAFSCLKNLNGGSIPPGGARTFTRFLNDSATILAVVWFAGREREEQIAILNREYPFRLDEETLDRFVALFDDQETLLEEAAGLVRRGLIEEAETIYAYAIVHSDDSMVHYTAFENLGVLFREAGEHERAIECAERALAIRRVEAESDPYAVALAEKSLAEALYSAGETERAANLTASVEATVGRLDPAESANLLWALGSSFRRTGRFEEEYAALTRILEMEGGENAEEAAMARLFSMDQYARPDGSFDLPALAALEDRRRYLDRFGQGAVLLQAFQFERAIRSFEEALAISHDTDLMRNIAIAHRLYGLPEQGRRYLEEVLRMRPTDTYARIHLGLLDGGAEGTALIRRAIEDAVQEGADLGLILYPLVRDAVVAGTIDAAIEHFANFPTRNGVRALAHLGAGTNLADLGCIAEAERCYRRGLRANPPAPVRARILRNMGALASDAGDLERACSLLEKAQAIAPGDPTILFRLAGVRAGLNDRSGAAEAAREAVRLAPAEERYLHARDLRESLERVAPPTPADPEAADLIRAGEEFLEYCPEHAARAYALAWERISDEAAESPGPEDDLLAFREEILGRIAERSG
- a CDS encoding PAS domain S-box protein yields the protein MTTYPAEITGILDTLKANPRGMSVTELSRALALNRNTLSRYLDMLRIAGEVEMRTYGKAKVFYPSQRVPLSAMINFSSDGVAILDRDLVIVQANDRILEIVRAGREEVIGKPIGASRLSAFDHPLIRARIEDALGGQDVVEEVRFLRPDGELFFRMKVLPTAFNDGSPGITILLEEITAQKRVEEALRAGEAKFRALVEDINDVIWNVDDGWCFSYVSPKSFDLLGYAPDEMEGKPLLQFVPSPEREHFAGKLEEAVGRREPFSLLHIPILHRTGRHLVFEANGTPDFDEIGEFAGYRMVARDVTERRQAERRVLGWKSFLHSVVQNIPDMVFVRETEGGAYVLVNRAGADFVGATPGSLTGKQAEEIFRADLIPFIRSGEDEAIARRTTVACPECRVRMNDGEVRHLQAKKIPIAANGGPPRYLLTIIRDVTAHVRAGAHLREQRDFAAALGTASDLPSALSICLEAAMRANGVDAVAVYAVGEGGRLDLTACSGFSAAFPEGSGRLEGRASAALLARSTAALTGGEPFPVAFLEEGLSSLSSFSITHSGTPLAVLVAGSRRHRQIPADGYESLQVIAAQAANVAGRIMAQETVRKERDLAERYLDVARVMIAVIGTDGRIERMNRTGCQVLGYREVDLLGRNWFATLVPPSLRPRLEANFRRLMDGVVLPPGEEMTPLLDQDGSEIGIIWHNAVLRDENGAITGIVSSGTPTPSPRNEFNAPAPNHPV